In Glycine max cultivar Williams 82 chromosome 10, Glycine_max_v4.0, whole genome shotgun sequence, the DNA window CTTCAAACATGTGgaaaaagaagtttattttctttgatcttccgtactggtccgATCATCATGTTAGGCATTGTATAGACGTCATGCATgtcgagaaaaatgtttgtgattctTTAATTGGGACCCTCCTAAACattaaaggcaagacaaaggatggtttcAAGTGTCGTCAAGACTTGGTTGACATGGGTATACGTCAAGTGTTGCATCCTATCTCAAAAGGTAACAGGACATATCTGCCCCCAGCCTGTTACACAATGTCAACAGCTGAAAAGAAAAGTTTTTGTGAATGCTTCCGTAAtgtcaaagtcccacaaggctACTCTTCAAACATCAAGAGTCTTGTGTCTGTGAATGAGCTTAAGTTGGTTGGCTTGAAATCACATGATTGTCATGCGTTAATGCAACAACTTTTGCCTGTTGCAATCCGCGGAACATTGCCTGAGAAGGTCCGTGTTGCAATCAGTCGcttgtgtttcatttttaatgcTATATGTGCCAAGGTCATTGACCCTAAACAGTTGGATGCTTTGGAAGATGAGGTTGTCGTTGTCCTTTGTCAAATGGAGATGTTTTTCcctccttcattttttgacattatGGTACACTTAGTTGTTCATCTGGTAAGGGAAATAAGGTGTTGTGGTCCTACGTATTTTAGATGGATGTATCCAGTTGAGCGGTACATGAAGGTCTTAAAGGGTTATACGAAGAATCGACATCGACCAGAGGCCTCAATAGTGGAAAGATACGTTGCTGAAGAATGCATTGAGTTTGTCTCACAGTACATTGACTCATTGAAACCTGTCGGTGTTCCTGCATCCCGGCATGACCAGCCAATAGCCGGCAAGGGTACTCGTGGATACAATGTTGTGACAATGACTAGACATGACGTGTCACAagcacatttatatatattaaacaacaCAACAGAGGTGTTTCCGTACATAGAGGCTcacaaaaaacatgttagagATAGTCACCCcaaaatgaacatgatgaggGTATTGCAAGAGCACAACAAAACTTTCATAAATTGGTTTAGACAAACAATACTTGCTGATAAAAGTGTTTCCAGACGACTGACATTGTTAGCCATTGGCCCAAATTTGAATGTCCCTACATGGAAGGGGTATGACATTAACAATTATTCATTCTACACAAAGTCCCAAGATGATAAAAGTTCGGTACAAAACAGTGGGGTCTGTGTTGATGCTGATTCGGAGCACTTTTCCAGTACATCGGATAACAACCCCATTCGAGCATCCATGTCTTACTTTGGTGTCATTCAAGAAATTTGAGAGGTTGATTATACATCATTTAGAGTGCCTGTTTTTAAGTGTCAGTGGGTGAACGGGACAACAGGTGTGTTTCAAGATCCATTGGGATTTACTTTGGTAGACCTTAGTAAGGTGGCATATATAGACGAACCTTTCATTATGGCAGCACAAGCCAGACAAGTTTTCTATGTACAAGATCCATGTAATTCAAGTTTGTCTGTGGCTCTGCAAGGAAGACCAAGTGGAATGAATTACCATAATGATGAGTCAACCCTTGACATTGGTTAAATGTctagtttttcaaaacaattgccTTCAATGAATGAAGCTGATGAAGTGGATGATGGACATGAAAATCGtgtagatcatgatgaaggtctATGGGAAAACATCCCTACAGGCTGAGTGCGAAAGTAATGCTTTGTTTAATGTGTAAATATAATGATTATGTTAGTATTACGCCTTTGCTTTTGTTAATGTCTAAATGTAATCGTTAATATTAATTGTGTATTTTATTTACAGGATCATGGCCACAGATCCGACGTCTCCTCCACAGTCCGATGGTCAATCAGAGGCGACTTCCAAGAGGAGTAGAACAACGACACGGCTGAGAACATTGACATTAAGAACCGTGGATCAGCCCAGACCGGCTGTTTATGTGGATCCCGCTACCGGGAGAGCATCTGGACCGATGCGTGAAAAGTTCCACAGCTACCTAGGCGTAGTGGCGCGAGAAAAGGTTCCCATTATCCACAATAATTGGAAAGACGTACCTGAAACGCTAAAGGAGATTGTGTGGAATGACATTCTAGTAAGTCCCTCATACCAATTACAATATTTGAATTAAGAATCAATTTTTCtgttaaaaacataattgactTTAACAAATAGTTGTCCTTTATAATCTCTACATGTGTTTCATGCCCTTTATTTTAAATGACTTGTCCTTTATTTGAATAGTTAATCACTATCCTAGACTCCTATATTTGTAAAGAACAGCACAAgggcaatttttattttaaacatgaaTATTAGTTAGTTAGATGAGGTTGAGAACAAATATTGTCAGATCAAAGTTAGAGACCGAAACAAATCATGTG includes these proteins:
- the LOC100795883 gene encoding uncharacterized protein; translation: MVFCTINDFPAYGNLSGYSVKGHHACPICEQNTSFRQLKHGKKTVYTRHRRFLKQYHPYRRLKKAFDGSQEHETAPNPLTGDEVYQRVKDVVNMFGKSQKKPSSTSNMWKKKFIFFDLPYWSDHHVRHCIDVMHVEKNVCDSLIGTLLNIKGKTKDGFKCRQDLVDMGIRQVLHPISKGNRTYLPPACYTMSTAEKKSFCECFRNVKVPQGYSSNIKSLVSVNELKLVGLKSHDCHALMQQLLPVAIRGTLPEKVRVAISRLCFIFNAICAKVIDPKQLDALEDEVVVVLCQMEMFFPPSFFDIMVHLVVHLVREIRCCGPTYFRWMYPVERYMKVLKGYTKNRHRPEASIVERYVAEECIEFVSQYIDSLKPVGVPASRHDQPIAGKGTRGYNVVTMTRHDVSQAHLYILNNTTEVFPYIEAHKKHVRDSHPKMNMMRVLQEHNKTFINWFRQTILADKSVSRRLTLLAIGPNLNVPTWKGYDINNYSFYTKSQDDKSSVQNSGVCVDADSEHFSSTSDNNPIRASMSYFGVIQEI